The following are encoded in a window of Nakamurella sp. A5-74 genomic DNA:
- a CDS encoding DUF3052 domain-containing protein, whose amino-acid sequence MGAGSTEVEAIVGRLGLTQGDIVGEMGYDEDVDHDLRDAVADFTGEELIDLDDQSIDQVVDAGLLWWRDADGDLTDALVDSLTLLADDGAILLISPKTGRDGYVESSDISEAAQTAGMSQTTSVGGTQDWMITRLSRPRAPRQPRH is encoded by the coding sequence GTGGGCGCAGGCTCCACCGAGGTGGAAGCGATCGTCGGCCGACTGGGACTGACCCAGGGCGACATCGTGGGGGAGATGGGATACGACGAGGACGTCGATCACGATCTGCGTGACGCGGTCGCCGACTTCACCGGCGAAGAACTCATCGATCTCGATGACCAGTCGATCGACCAGGTCGTGGATGCTGGGCTGCTCTGGTGGCGCGACGCCGACGGAGACCTCACCGACGCGCTGGTGGACAGCCTGACGCTGCTGGCCGACGACGGGGCGATCCTGTTGATCAGCCCGAAGACCGGTCGGGACGGCTACGTCGAGTCCAGCGACATCTCGGAGGCGGCGCAGACCGCTGGGATGTCCCAGACCACCAGCGTCGGCGGCACCCAGGACTGGATGATCACCCGGTTGTCCCGCCCGCGCGCACCGCGTCAGCCGCGGCACTGA
- a CDS encoding peroxiredoxin — protein MTLSVGDIAPDFTLPDPAKTPVTLSSFVGEKAVLLVFYPFAFSGICTGELCAVRDELQTFQNGRVQVLAISTDPTYALKAWAEAQGFDFPLLSDFWPHGAVSKAYGSFHEQAGMAVRGTFLVGVDGRIAFAEVNGPGEPRDQAAWKRAIDALPV, from the coding sequence ATCACCCTCTCCGTGGGCGACATCGCGCCCGATTTCACCCTGCCCGATCCCGCCAAAACGCCGGTCACCCTCTCGTCGTTCGTCGGCGAGAAGGCGGTGCTGCTGGTCTTCTACCCGTTCGCCTTCTCCGGCATCTGCACCGGCGAGCTGTGTGCAGTGCGCGACGAGCTGCAGACCTTCCAGAACGGCCGCGTCCAGGTGCTCGCCATCTCGACCGATCCGACCTACGCCCTCAAGGCCTGGGCCGAGGCGCAGGGGTTCGACTTCCCGCTGCTGAGCGACTTCTGGCCGCACGGCGCCGTGTCGAAGGCCTACGGCAGCTTCCACGAGCAGGCCGGGATGGCGGTCCGCGGCACGTTCCTGGTCGGTGTCGACGGCCGGATCGCCTTCGCCGAGGTCAACGGACCCGGCGAACCGCGGGACCAGGCTGCTTGGAAGCGCGCGATCGACGCCCTGCCTGTCTGA
- a CDS encoding HAD family hydrolase, with protein sequence MSSCTVFWDFDGTLASREGTWASILLEAVHEVDPTGGTSVDELAAVVDKGFPDHGPSGLRFYPSASAWWSATSTVLRDACRHAGISDSTAARAADAVPQIYYRPRSWSVLPGAVAALRATVRAGLHNVVLSNHAPELPQLVADLGLEPYLWRTLTSAALGVEKPDPEIFRLAQRICAASPDSWMVGDNPNVDVEGARTVGMRALLVHRVVEDTPARSLISAAGLVVRACGHRES encoded by the coding sequence ATGAGCAGTTGCACGGTGTTCTGGGACTTCGACGGCACCCTTGCCTCTCGTGAGGGCACCTGGGCGAGCATTCTTCTCGAAGCAGTGCACGAGGTCGACCCGACCGGTGGGACCTCTGTCGATGAGTTGGCCGCCGTTGTCGACAAGGGGTTTCCCGACCACGGTCCGAGCGGGCTTCGGTTCTACCCCAGTGCATCAGCGTGGTGGAGCGCCACGTCGACCGTCCTTCGCGATGCATGTCGGCACGCCGGGATCAGTGATTCGACCGCGGCTCGCGCTGCGGATGCAGTCCCACAGATCTACTACCGGCCCCGGAGTTGGTCCGTGCTGCCCGGCGCGGTCGCAGCGCTGCGGGCAACGGTCCGAGCAGGTCTGCACAATGTCGTGCTGAGCAATCACGCACCCGAGCTTCCGCAACTGGTCGCCGATCTCGGCCTTGAGCCGTACCTCTGGCGGACCCTCACCAGCGCGGCACTCGGGGTCGAGAAGCCGGATCCGGAGATCTTCCGATTGGCCCAGCGCATCTGTGCAGCCTCCCCCGACAGCTGGATGGTGGGTGACAACCCCAACGTCGATGTCGAGGGAGCCAGGACAGTCGGAATGCGCGCACTTCTGGTGCATCGGGTCGTGGAGGACACACCCGCACGGTCACTCATCAGTGCAGCCGGGTTGGTGGTTCGGGCCTGCGGGCACCGCGAATCCTGA
- a CDS encoding helix-turn-helix domain-containing protein: MEPSFVDAPDAPGVSAETLRKVDRAASALSTRAVALMDDRLPWFRSLPADQRSWVTLVAQAGISGYVTWATGASTSARLTEQVFGTAPRDLTRAVSLRRTVELVRVAITVADEQLPALASTPQEHQALSVSLLRYSREVAFAAASVYAAAAETRSSWDARVEAAVVDGIVRGQRLDELTSQAATLDWDTTAPTAAVVGSVPPGDNRGAVEAAGDWARRRRRALMAGIHGTRLVLLMAGQPHSSDHAVSELFGDGTIVRGPIGQGLAGAVDSAADAIAGHDVAAAWPDAPRLVDATALVSERVINGDARAAQWLRRTVFAPLHGSASPLVETLDAYLGHGGSLEPAARALFVHPNTVRYRLRRVAELTGLDPWVARDQLALRIALVLGRLDS, translated from the coding sequence GTGGAACCCTCGTTCGTCGATGCGCCGGATGCCCCCGGCGTGAGCGCTGAGACGTTGCGCAAGGTCGACCGCGCAGCTTCGGCGCTGTCGACCCGGGCGGTGGCGCTGATGGACGACCGGCTGCCCTGGTTCCGGAGCCTGCCCGCCGACCAACGATCCTGGGTCACCCTGGTGGCGCAGGCCGGCATCTCCGGGTACGTGACCTGGGCCACCGGAGCCTCCACCAGCGCCCGGCTCACCGAGCAGGTGTTCGGCACCGCACCCCGCGACCTCACCAGGGCCGTCTCGCTGCGACGCACCGTCGAGCTCGTGCGGGTGGCGATCACCGTCGCCGACGAACAGCTCCCGGCCCTCGCCTCGACCCCGCAGGAACACCAGGCACTGTCGGTGTCGCTGCTGCGGTACAGCCGTGAGGTCGCGTTCGCGGCGGCCAGTGTGTACGCGGCCGCAGCCGAGACCCGGTCGTCCTGGGACGCGAGGGTCGAAGCCGCGGTCGTGGACGGCATCGTCCGGGGTCAGCGGCTGGACGAGCTCACCTCGCAGGCTGCGACCCTGGACTGGGACACGACGGCGCCGACGGCGGCCGTGGTCGGGTCGGTCCCGCCCGGCGACAACCGGGGGGCGGTGGAGGCAGCAGGCGACTGGGCGCGCCGACGACGACGTGCGCTGATGGCCGGCATCCACGGCACCCGGTTGGTCCTGTTGATGGCCGGTCAGCCGCACAGCTCCGACCACGCCGTGTCCGAGTTGTTCGGCGATGGCACCATCGTGCGCGGCCCGATCGGCCAGGGTCTGGCGGGGGCGGTGGATTCCGCCGCCGACGCGATCGCCGGGCACGACGTGGCCGCCGCCTGGCCCGATGCACCGAGGCTCGTGGACGCCACCGCACTGGTCTCCGAGCGGGTGATCAACGGGGATGCCCGGGCGGCGCAGTGGTTGCGCCGCACCGTTTTCGCCCCGCTGCATGGCTCCGCCTCGCCGTTGGTGGAGACACTGGATGCCTACCTCGGCCACGGCGGCTCCCTGGAGCCGGCAGCGCGGGCCCTGTTCGTCCATCCGAACACCGTGCGGTATCGCCTCCGCCGGGTCGCCGAACTCACCGGCCTGGATCCCTGGGTCGCCCGCGACCAGTTGGCGCTGCGCATCGCGTTGGTGCTCGGCCGCCTGGACAGCTGA
- a CDS encoding cold-shock protein translates to MAQGSVKWFNAEKGYGFISPEDGSPDVFVHYSSIDGGGYRSLEEGQAVSYEVEQSPKGPQAANVTLS, encoded by the coding sequence ATGGCACAGGGTTCGGTCAAATGGTTCAACGCTGAAAAGGGCTACGGCTTCATCTCGCCCGAGGACGGATCGCCGGACGTCTTCGTCCACTACAGCTCCATCGACGGTGGCGGTTACCGGTCCCTCGAGGAGGGTCAGGCGGTCTCCTACGAGGTCGAGCAGTCCCCCAAGGGTCCGCAGGCGGCGAACGTCACGCTGTCCTGA
- a CDS encoding TetR family transcriptional regulator C-terminal domain-containing protein yields MTSATAPSPRPARRAVDRRDELADVVLDLTAARGLDAVSVREVATAAGVSIGTVQHHFGTKDALLLAAFERMVQSTRDRVAAVSTAGTQAARIARVLGQLLPLDDQRDREARVYLAFAARAASTPTLAAVQSALLSELRAELAAVLGGRAAVERATLLLALVDGLALQQVSSAVPLDAGTLRRVLARAVDAVL; encoded by the coding sequence ATGACAAGTGCTACAGCGCCATCACCTCGGCCCGCACGGCGCGCCGTGGATCGACGGGACGAACTGGCCGACGTCGTCCTGGATCTGACGGCTGCGAGGGGCCTCGACGCCGTCTCGGTACGTGAGGTGGCAACTGCTGCCGGGGTCTCGATCGGTACGGTTCAGCACCATTTCGGCACCAAGGACGCATTGCTGCTCGCAGCGTTCGAGCGGATGGTGCAGTCAACCCGTGACCGGGTGGCGGCGGTGTCGACGGCCGGTACCCAGGCCGCGCGGATCGCGCGGGTGCTGGGTCAGCTGCTGCCGCTCGACGACCAGCGGGACCGCGAAGCCAGGGTCTATCTGGCCTTCGCGGCCCGAGCGGCCAGCACCCCGACGCTGGCGGCCGTCCAGTCCGCGTTGCTGTCCGAGTTGCGCGCCGAGTTGGCCGCCGTGTTGGGCGGACGCGCGGCCGTCGAGCGCGCGACCCTGCTGCTGGCTCTCGTCGACGGCTTGGCGCTGCAGCAGGTGAGTTCCGCGGTCCCGCTGGACGCGGGCACTCTGCGGCGCGTGCTGGCGCGGGCGGTCGACGCGGTTCTCTGA
- the aceE gene encoding pyruvate dehydrogenase (acetyl-transferring), homodimeric type yields the protein MHTSLIDGLAAQLPDLDPEETEEWLDSFDSLVSTGGRQRARYLMQRLLARAREQHVGLPALITTDYLNTIPTSAEPVFPGDEEIERRYRAWIRWNAAVMVHRAQRPGIGVGGHISTYASSASLYEVGFNHFFRGKDHPGGGDHIFFQGHASPGMYARAFLEGRLSGNDLDGFRQEASHPGGGIPSYPHPRLMPDFWEFPTVSMGLGPMNAIAQARVNRYLHHRGIKDTSQQHVWAFLGDGELDEPESRGLIHVAAVDGLDNLTYVINCNLQRLDGPVRGNGKIIQELEAFFRGAGWNVIKVIWGREWDSLLRADRDGALVNLMNSTADGDYQTYKANDGAYVREHFFGRDPRTKSMVAQMSDADIWNLKRGGHDYRKVYAAYQAATEHVGQPTVILAKTIKGYHLGSSFEGRNATHQMKKLTLDNLKSFRDELHIPVTDAQLDEDPYQPPYYHPGDAAAEIAYLKQRRSKLGGFIPSRRVTAPALADPDAKAFEGVRRGSGKQEVATTMAFVRLVRDLFKDKAIGDRIVPIIPDEARTFGMDGFFPTQKIYNPSGQLYTAVDANLMLAYKESEQGVILHEGINEAGSVATFTAVSTAYATHGKPMIPMYIFYSMFGFQRTGDGLWAAGDQMGRGFVLGATAGRTTLTGEGLQHADGHSHLLAATMPHVVAYDPAYGYEIAHIVKDGLRRMYGEGGRDEQHPHGEDVFYYITMYNEPYQQPAEPEGLDTAGLLKGMYRLAPAAETDGRARSQLLASGVGVRWALEAQELLATDWNVAADVWSVTSWTELRRDAEVIERARLLDPAGDHGTPYVTSALQDAPGPVVASSDYQRAVQNQIAPWVPGDYVALGADGFGFSDTRAAARRHFLIDGPSMVVATLSALERRGEYRAGAAAEAAEKYQLSDVTAGTSGNAGGES from the coding sequence CTGCACACCAGCCTGATCGACGGCCTGGCCGCGCAGCTGCCCGATCTGGATCCGGAGGAGACCGAGGAATGGTTGGACTCCTTCGACTCCCTGGTGTCCACCGGTGGTCGGCAGCGCGCCAGGTACCTGATGCAGCGATTGCTGGCCAGAGCCCGTGAGCAGCACGTCGGCCTGCCTGCGCTGATCACCACCGACTACCTCAACACCATCCCGACCTCGGCGGAGCCGGTCTTCCCGGGCGACGAGGAGATCGAGCGGCGCTACCGGGCCTGGATCCGCTGGAACGCGGCCGTCATGGTGCACCGTGCGCAGCGGCCCGGGATCGGGGTCGGCGGGCACATCTCCACCTACGCCAGCTCCGCGAGCCTGTACGAGGTCGGCTTCAACCACTTCTTCCGCGGCAAGGACCATCCGGGAGGCGGCGACCACATCTTCTTCCAGGGTCATGCCTCCCCCGGCATGTACGCCCGCGCCTTCCTGGAAGGCCGACTGTCCGGCAATGATCTGGACGGTTTCCGTCAGGAGGCCAGCCATCCGGGCGGCGGCATCCCCAGCTACCCGCACCCGCGCCTGATGCCGGACTTCTGGGAGTTCCCCACCGTGTCGATGGGGCTCGGCCCGATGAACGCCATCGCCCAGGCCAGGGTCAACCGATACCTGCACCACCGCGGGATCAAGGACACCAGCCAGCAACACGTCTGGGCGTTCCTGGGTGACGGCGAGCTGGACGAACCGGAATCCCGCGGCCTGATCCACGTCGCCGCCGTCGACGGTCTGGACAACCTGACCTACGTCATCAACTGCAACCTGCAGCGGTTGGACGGTCCGGTGCGCGGAAACGGCAAGATCATCCAGGAGCTCGAGGCATTCTTCCGCGGTGCCGGCTGGAACGTCATCAAGGTCATCTGGGGCCGTGAATGGGACTCCCTGCTGCGCGCCGATCGTGACGGCGCCCTGGTGAACCTGATGAACTCCACCGCCGACGGTGACTACCAGACGTACAAGGCCAACGACGGTGCCTACGTCCGAGAGCACTTCTTCGGACGGGATCCCCGCACCAAGTCGATGGTGGCCCAGATGTCGGATGCCGACATCTGGAACCTCAAGCGCGGTGGTCACGACTACCGCAAGGTCTATGCCGCGTACCAGGCTGCCACCGAGCACGTCGGTCAGCCGACGGTCATCCTGGCCAAGACCATCAAGGGCTACCACCTGGGCTCCTCCTTCGAGGGTCGCAATGCGACCCATCAGATGAAGAAGCTGACCCTCGACAACCTGAAGTCCTTCCGCGACGAGCTGCACATCCCGGTGACGGACGCCCAGCTGGACGAAGATCCCTACCAGCCGCCCTACTACCACCCGGGTGATGCTGCCGCCGAGATCGCCTACCTCAAACAGCGTCGTTCCAAGCTGGGTGGCTTCATACCCTCGCGTCGGGTCACCGCACCCGCGCTGGCCGATCCGGACGCCAAGGCGTTCGAGGGTGTCCGCAGGGGCTCCGGCAAGCAGGAGGTCGCCACCACGATGGCGTTCGTCCGCCTGGTCCGCGACCTGTTCAAGGACAAGGCGATCGGCGACCGGATCGTGCCGATCATCCCGGACGAGGCCCGCACCTTCGGCATGGACGGGTTCTTCCCGACGCAGAAGATCTACAACCCCTCCGGCCAGCTCTACACCGCCGTCGACGCCAATCTCATGCTGGCGTACAAGGAATCCGAGCAGGGCGTCATCCTGCACGAGGGCATCAACGAGGCCGGTTCGGTGGCGACGTTCACCGCAGTGTCGACGGCGTACGCGACGCACGGCAAGCCGATGATCCCGATGTACATCTTCTACTCGATGTTCGGGTTCCAGCGGACCGGCGACGGCCTGTGGGCCGCGGGCGACCAGATGGGTCGCGGCTTCGTCCTCGGCGCGACGGCCGGCCGCACCACTCTCACCGGTGAGGGCCTGCAGCACGCCGACGGTCACTCGCACCTGCTGGCCGCGACCATGCCGCACGTGGTGGCATACGACCCGGCCTACGGCTACGAGATCGCCCACATCGTGAAGGACGGCCTGCGCCGGATGTACGGCGAGGGCGGGCGCGACGAGCAGCACCCGCACGGCGAGGACGTCTTCTACTACATCACCATGTACAACGAGCCCTACCAGCAGCCGGCGGAGCCCGAGGGTCTGGACACCGCCGGGCTTCTCAAGGGCATGTACCGGCTCGCTCCGGCCGCCGAGACCGACGGGCGGGCGCGGTCCCAGTTGCTCGCCTCCGGTGTCGGGGTGCGCTGGGCCCTGGAGGCCCAGGAACTTCTCGCGACGGACTGGAACGTCGCGGCCGACGTCTGGTCCGTCACCAGCTGGACCGAGCTGCGCCGGGACGCCGAGGTCATCGAACGGGCCCGGCTGCTGGATCCGGCCGGCGACCACGGCACCCCGTACGTGACCAGCGCGCTGCAGGACGCGCCCGGTCCGGTGGTCGCCTCGAGCGACTACCAGCGCGCGGTGCAGAACCAGATCGCACCCTGGGTGCCCGGCGACTACGTGGCATTGGGAGCGGACGGCTTCGGCTTCTCCGACACCAGGGCCGCAGCCCGCAGGCACTTCCTCATCGATGGGCCGTCGATGGTCGTGGCGACGCTGTCGGCGCTGGAACGACGCGGCGAATACCGCGCGGGGGCGGCGGCGGAGGCTGCCGAGAAGTACCAGCTGTCCGACGTGACCGCCGGTACCTCCGGCAATGCCGGCGGCGAGTCCTGA
- a CDS encoding ATP-binding protein: MLCGRSLSGKSTLARQLADALPATVIALDHLNAERGLSSGAGIPLTEWGRTHEIAHDRTRTELLAGRSVVVDDTSSPRFLRDRWRDVGREAAVPVTLVYLDTPIEVSAARHAVNRSDPVRPDVADRVLRDHLDGFEPPELDEDAIRVAFGSPEGIEVLLRRIRVRR; this comes from the coding sequence GTGCTGTGCGGACGGTCACTCTCCGGAAAGAGCACCCTCGCTCGTCAGTTGGCCGATGCCCTGCCGGCAACGGTGATCGCGTTGGACCACCTCAATGCGGAGCGCGGTCTGAGCAGTGGGGCAGGGATCCCGCTGACGGAATGGGGGCGCACCCACGAGATCGCGCACGACAGGACCCGGACCGAATTGCTGGCCGGCAGATCGGTGGTCGTCGATGACACCAGCTCGCCGCGGTTCTTGCGTGACCGGTGGCGGGATGTGGGTCGCGAAGCGGCTGTCCCGGTGACGCTGGTGTATCTGGACACTCCGATCGAGGTGTCCGCAGCCAGACACGCGGTGAATCGGTCGGACCCGGTGAGACCTGATGTTGCCGACCGGGTTCTGCGAGATCACCTCGACGGATTCGAGCCGCCGGAGCTTGACGAGGATGCAATCCGGGTGGCATTCGGCTCTCCGGAGGGCATCGAGGTTCTTCTGCGACGCATCAGGGTCCGGAGATGA
- a CDS encoding nitroreductase/quinone reductase family protein produces MTQSYDRMARPLRRKAIPLLVASLILLLPAWIDWFVNGGTIAGAPYPVWFALVLLGNVALTMAGPHWKRRLVLVVQRALINPLVRLSLHCRVPMGWALLRTTGRRTGRVRSVPVGNGRVGDVLWVIAEHGNRAGYVHNIRAEPRVEVLIRTRGLRMEWIAGHATVLDADDPHARQRLFAGWQHPVRLLNAMIVRVLGTDPLTVRVDLEPSDTDTDTDTDTHVLVGADGFEPPTARV; encoded by the coding sequence ATGACGCAATCATACGATCGTATGGCTCGCCCACTGCGACGCAAGGCCATTCCACTCCTCGTTGCATCCCTGATCCTGCTCCTACCGGCCTGGATCGACTGGTTCGTGAACGGCGGCACGATCGCCGGAGCGCCCTATCCCGTCTGGTTCGCCCTGGTGCTGCTGGGCAACGTGGCACTCACCATGGCCGGCCCCCACTGGAAGCGGCGTCTCGTGCTGGTGGTGCAGCGAGCGCTGATCAACCCGCTGGTGCGATTGTCCCTGCACTGTCGGGTGCCCATGGGCTGGGCCTTGCTGCGCACCACAGGCCGGCGCACCGGGCGGGTCCGCTCCGTCCCGGTCGGGAACGGGCGGGTCGGTGATGTGCTGTGGGTGATCGCCGAGCATGGCAACCGGGCCGGCTACGTGCACAACATCCGGGCGGAACCGCGGGTCGAGGTGCTGATCCGTACCCGGGGCCTGCGGATGGAGTGGATCGCGGGTCACGCGACGGTGCTCGACGCCGACGATCCCCATGCGCGACAACGACTCTTCGCCGGCTGGCAGCACCCGGTCCGGCTGCTCAATGCGATGATCGTCCGGGTCCTGGGAACCGACCCGCTGACGGTCCGGGTCGACCTCGAGCCATCCGACACCGACACCGACACCGACACCGACACTCACGTTCTGGTGGGCGCGGACGGGTTCGAACCGCCGACCGCCCGGGTGTAA
- a CDS encoding acyl carrier protein has protein sequence MSSSEEILAGLGEIVEEVAGVPAADVSADKSFTDDLDIDSLSMVEIAVQAEDKFGVKIPDDELANLKTVQDAVSYIDRNQA, from the coding sequence GTGAGCAGCTCAGAAGAGATCCTGGCCGGCCTGGGCGAGATCGTCGAAGAGGTCGCCGGCGTTCCGGCCGCCGATGTCAGTGCCGACAAGTCCTTCACCGACGACCTGGACATCGACTCGCTGTCCATGGTCGAGATCGCCGTCCAGGCCGAGGACAAGTTCGGCGTCAAGATCCCGGACGACGAGCTGGCCAACCTCAAGACCGTCCAGGACGCCGTCAGCTACATCGATCGCAACCAGGCCTGA
- a CDS encoding beta-ketoacyl-ACP synthase III translates to MSADTVIGQLTGPQFTRITGLGSYRPERVVTNADLEQILDTNDEWIRSRVGIAERHFAGDHESVAMMGAEAGRLAIADAGLQPSDIDTVLVATCTLPSQMPHASTQVAARLGIVAPGSFDINAACAGFCYGLAVASSLIRAGDAQHVLLVGAEKLTDWIDPTDRANAIIFGDGAGAVVVSGSETPEIGPVSWGCSIDNTETIHIKDRNSFVYQEGQTVFRWATSAIAPVAIDAAAKAGVSLADIDVLAPHQANLRIVDSIAKKVIAAGAHPDLVVIRDIVTTGNTSSGSIPIGLDRARAAGEVKSGDLVLAVGYGAGLTYGSQVFRLP, encoded by the coding sequence ATGAGCGCCGACACCGTCATCGGGCAGCTCACCGGTCCGCAGTTCACCCGGATCACCGGGCTGGGCAGCTACCGCCCGGAACGGGTGGTCACCAACGCCGATCTCGAGCAGATCCTGGACACCAACGACGAGTGGATCCGCTCCCGGGTCGGCATCGCCGAACGCCACTTCGCCGGCGATCACGAATCGGTCGCCATGATGGGCGCCGAAGCGGGACGTCTCGCCATCGCGGACGCCGGTCTGCAGCCCTCGGACATCGACACCGTGCTGGTGGCGACCTGCACGCTGCCATCACAGATGCCGCACGCCTCCACCCAGGTCGCCGCCCGCCTGGGCATCGTCGCGCCCGGATCCTTCGACATCAACGCTGCCTGCGCGGGCTTCTGTTACGGCCTGGCCGTCGCGTCGTCGCTGATCAGGGCAGGCGACGCGCAGCACGTGCTGCTGGTCGGCGCCGAGAAGCTCACCGACTGGATCGATCCGACGGACCGGGCCAACGCAATCATCTTCGGCGACGGGGCAGGCGCGGTCGTCGTCAGCGGGTCGGAGACCCCGGAGATCGGCCCGGTCTCCTGGGGTTGTTCGATCGACAACACCGAGACGATCCACATCAAGGACCGCAACTCCTTCGTCTACCAGGAGGGCCAGACGGTCTTCCGCTGGGCCACCAGCGCGATCGCTCCGGTCGCCATCGACGCCGCTGCGAAGGCCGGTGTCTCGCTGGCCGACATCGACGTGTTGGCGCCGCACCAGGCGAACTTGCGGATCGTGGATTCGATCGCCAAGAAGGTGATCGCCGCCGGGGCGCACCCGGACCTCGTCGTCATCCGGGACATCGTCACCACCGGCAACACGTCCTCGGGGTCCATCCCGATCGGGCTCGACCGGGCCCGCGCAGCCGGCGAGGTGAAGTCCGGCGATCTGGTGCTGGCCGTGGGCTACGGCGCCGGGCTGACGTACGGGTCGCAGGTCTTCCGCCTGCCCTGA
- a CDS encoding ACP S-malonyltransferase yields MTDGVLAIVAPGQGAQKPGMLAPWLELDGVDALLAEFSQSTELNLTQLGTEADAEEIKDTAVTQPLVVATALIAATQLEIPASAVAAGHSVGELAAAAIAGVLDAATATALAARRGRAMAAACMLSPSSMAACMNPDTERVLELLAERDLVGANVNGGGQIVAAGAADAIALLAADPPDGIRVIQLPVAGAFHTHFMQPAQAELTPIVGRLAPGRPVRPLLTNSDGSVVDDGARYVELLLAQITSPVRWDLCMKTFAELGVTGVLELPPAGTLVGLAKRELKGVATLACKTPDDLDAAAAFIAQHGGAA; encoded by the coding sequence TTGACTGACGGAGTGCTCGCCATCGTCGCGCCCGGACAGGGCGCCCAGAAACCCGGAATGCTCGCGCCGTGGCTGGAACTCGACGGGGTCGATGCCCTGCTCGCAGAGTTCTCCCAGTCCACCGAGCTCAACCTGACCCAGCTGGGCACCGAGGCCGACGCCGAGGAGATCAAGGACACCGCGGTGACGCAACCGTTGGTCGTCGCCACCGCGCTGATCGCCGCCACCCAGCTGGAGATTCCCGCGTCCGCTGTCGCAGCCGGGCACTCGGTCGGCGAGCTCGCTGCCGCAGCGATCGCCGGCGTGTTGGACGCCGCGACCGCCACCGCGCTGGCCGCCCGGCGCGGACGCGCGATGGCTGCAGCCTGCATGCTGTCCCCCAGCTCGATGGCGGCCTGTATGAACCCCGACACGGAACGGGTGCTGGAGCTGCTCGCTGAGCGGGACCTGGTGGGGGCCAACGTCAACGGCGGTGGCCAGATCGTCGCGGCCGGCGCCGCCGACGCCATCGCACTGCTCGCCGCCGACCCTCCGGACGGCATCCGGGTCATCCAGCTGCCGGTCGCCGGCGCATTTCACACCCACTTCATGCAGCCGGCCCAGGCCGAGCTGACGCCCATCGTCGGACGCCTCGCCCCGGGTCGCCCGGTGCGCCCGCTGCTGACGAACTCCGACGGCAGCGTTGTCGACGACGGCGCCCGGTACGTCGAGCTGCTGCTGGCCCAGATCACCTCCCCGGTCCGCTGGGACCTGTGCATGAAGACCTTCGCCGAGCTCGGGGTCACCGGGGTGTTGGAGCTGCCGCCCGCCGGCACGCTGGTCGGCCTGGCCAAGCGGGAACTCAAGGGAGTGGCGACGTTGGCGTGCAAGACCCCCGACGATCTGGACGCGGCCGCCGCGTTCATCGCCCAGCACGGCGGCGCCGCATGA